The following proteins are co-located in the Podarcis raffonei isolate rPodRaf1 chromosome 5, rPodRaf1.pri, whole genome shotgun sequence genome:
- the SNORC gene encoding protein SNORC isoform X1: MPHTKVLRLILLTLSGVLVPFVETAEYPQGPLPTLWNDPPELPSGGGPAETTTTARFSDSAGFPPYTSDYEPEDTTHLHQLDNGNGSLGPGAIGAIVIAALLGTSVIVALIVITLRKFSAS; this comes from the exons ATGCCCCACACCAAGGTCCTTCGTCTCATCCTGCTGACACTGTCTGGAGTTCTGGTCCCTTTTGTGGAAACAG CAGAATACCCCCAAGGACCTCTCCCAACGCTATGGAATGACCCACCAGAGCTGCCATCAGGTGGAGGGCCCGCAGAAACCACCACCACAGCCCGCTTCTCCGACTCTGCAGGATTCCCACCATACACTTCTGATTATGAACCAGAGGACACAACCCATCTGCACCAACTGGATAATGGGAACG GGTCTCTGGGTCCTGGAGCCATTGGTGCCATAGTGATCGCTGCTCTGCTGGGCACATCTGTGATTGTGGCCCTGATCGTCATCACCCTGCGAAAGTTTTCTGCTTcctga
- the SNORC gene encoding protein SNORC isoform X2 — MPHTKVLRLILLTLSGVLVPFVETEYPQGPLPTLWNDPPELPSGGGPAETTTTARFSDSAGFPPYTSDYEPEDTTHLHQLDNGNGSLGPGAIGAIVIAALLGTSVIVALIVITLRKFSAS; from the exons ATGCCCCACACCAAGGTCCTTCGTCTCATCCTGCTGACACTGTCTGGAGTTCTGGTCCCTTTTGTGGAAACAG AATACCCCCAAGGACCTCTCCCAACGCTATGGAATGACCCACCAGAGCTGCCATCAGGTGGAGGGCCCGCAGAAACCACCACCACAGCCCGCTTCTCCGACTCTGCAGGATTCCCACCATACACTTCTGATTATGAACCAGAGGACACAACCCATCTGCACCAACTGGATAATGGGAACG GGTCTCTGGGTCCTGGAGCCATTGGTGCCATAGTGATCGCTGCTCTGCTGGGCACATCTGTGATTGTGGCCCTGATCGTCATCACCCTGCGAAAGTTTTCTGCTTcctga